The Sulfurospirillum halorespirans DSM 13726 genome has a window encoding:
- a CDS encoding MraY family glycosyltransferase: protein MIYGVLFILSCLLTYFIMRYAIKKSLLAEVNERSSHTTPTPHGGGIAIAVTWFLGLVYLFTCKAIEPSLFYSLMCGSLLSFVSYFDDLYELSPKLRLFVQAVVSIAGLCALGGISRIDFGFLVFENQFITNTLAFLGIMWFINLYNFLDGIDGYAGSEAIFLAISGWLLFGGDHFLILIASVAGFLVWNWHRAKIFMGDVGSTLLGYTVAIFALYYQNSGFSIFIWIILFGLFWFDATLTLIRRYKNHEKLSQAHRKHAYQRLVQSGILHDRVVFLALGINLILLILGYSAFIQPSGSMGYFTVAVLVLYGAMKIVDKRKKFE, encoded by the coding sequence ATGATTTATGGTGTGCTTTTCATATTATCATGCTTATTAACTTATTTTATTATGCGATATGCCATTAAAAAATCGTTATTAGCTGAAGTAAATGAACGAAGTTCTCATACGACACCAACACCGCATGGTGGGGGAATTGCCATTGCTGTGACATGGTTTTTAGGGCTTGTCTATCTTTTTACATGTAAAGCAATTGAGCCTTCTTTGTTTTATTCGTTGATGTGTGGAAGCTTGCTTTCCTTTGTAAGTTACTTTGATGATCTCTATGAGTTATCACCAAAACTAAGGCTCTTTGTTCAAGCTGTAGTAAGTATTGCAGGACTGTGTGCCCTAGGAGGAATCAGTAGGATTGATTTTGGATTTTTGGTTTTTGAAAATCAGTTCATTACCAATACTTTGGCTTTTTTAGGAATCATGTGGTTTATCAATCTCTATAATTTTTTAGATGGAATTGATGGCTATGCTGGAAGTGAAGCGATCTTTTTAGCTATCTCAGGATGGCTTTTGTTTGGTGGGGATCATTTCTTAATTTTAATTGCTTCCGTTGCGGGCTTTTTAGTCTGGAATTGGCATAGGGCTAAAATTTTTATGGGAGATGTTGGCAGTACGCTTTTAGGCTATACGGTTGCCATTTTTGCCCTTTATTATCAAAACAGTGGTTTTTCCATTTTTATTTGGATTATTCTTTTTGGGCTTTTTTGGTTTGATGCAACTCTTACGCTTATACGTCGTTACAAAAATCATGAAAAACTCTCTCAGGCTCACCGCAAACATGCTTATCAGCGTTTAGTCCAAAGTGGAATTTTGCATGATCGCGTTGTTTTTTTGGCACTGGGGATTAATCTCATTTTATTGATTTTAGGGTATAGTGCGTTCATTCAACCGAGTGGTTCAATGGGGTATTTTACGGTAGCTGTTTTAGTGCTTTATGGTGCTATGAAAATTGTGGATAAACGAAAGAAGTTTGAATAA
- a CDS encoding NAD-dependent epimerase/dehydratase family protein yields MKYKNVLITGGAGFIGSNLSLKLIEKGYSVTVLDNLSPQIHSENSPLYHSIKDKVNFIHGTVLSYDDWKKALKNIDVVVHLAAETGTGQSMYEIEKYTDVNIKGSSIFLDILANETHSIKKIVVASSRAIYGEGKYTCKEHGTVYPIARLDDDMARGSFGVECPYCKHEVTLQPTDEESKIHPTSIYGITKHVQEQMFMLMGQSLGIPAVAFRYQNVYGAGQSLSNPYTGILSIFSTRIKNGNDIAIFEDGLESRDFVYVDDVVDATILGIEKDEANGEVFNVGLGEAIDVLTVAKTLINAYQSDSKVTITGNYRLGDIRHNYADLTKIEQKLGFKPKVSFEEGIKRFTVWVENQEIMEDNYEKSIVEMKEKGLYK; encoded by the coding sequence ATGAAATATAAAAATGTACTAATCACAGGTGGAGCAGGTTTTATCGGTTCAAATTTAAGTTTAAAGTTGATCGAAAAAGGTTATAGCGTTACAGTTCTTGATAATCTTTCACCTCAAATCCACAGTGAAAATTCTCCTTTATATCACTCTATTAAAGATAAAGTCAATTTTATCCATGGAACGGTTTTAAGTTATGATGATTGGAAAAAAGCATTGAAAAATATTGATGTGGTTGTGCATTTAGCTGCTGAAACAGGTACAGGGCAATCCATGTATGAGATAGAAAAATACACCGATGTTAATATCAAAGGCTCTTCTATCTTTTTAGATATTTTAGCAAATGAAACACACAGTATCAAAAAAATTGTTGTTGCATCTTCGAGGGCAATTTATGGAGAGGGAAAGTATACATGTAAAGAACATGGTACGGTTTATCCTATTGCGAGATTGGATGATGATATGGCACGTGGGAGTTTTGGTGTTGAGTGCCCTTATTGCAAACATGAAGTTACTTTACAGCCAACCGATGAAGAGAGTAAAATTCATCCTACTTCTATTTATGGCATTACCAAACATGTCCAAGAGCAGATGTTTATGCTGATGGGACAATCCTTAGGCATTCCTGCCGTTGCTTTTAGGTATCAAAATGTCTATGGCGCAGGGCAATCACTTTCAAATCCATATACAGGTATCCTCTCAATATTTTCAACACGGATTAAAAATGGCAATGATATTGCAATTTTTGAAGATGGGTTGGAAAGTAGAGATTTTGTTTATGTTGATGATGTTGTTGATGCCACAATTTTAGGCATTGAAAAAGATGAAGCCAATGGCGAAGTCTTTAACGTTGGACTGGGGGAAGCCATTGATGTATTAACCGTTGCAAAGACGTTGATTAATGCGTACCAAAGTGATTCAAAAGTCACGATAACAGGTAATTACCGTTTAGGTGATATTAGACATAATTATGCGGATTTAACCAAAATAGAGCAAAAACTTGGTTTTAAACCAAAAGTCTCTTTTGAAGAGGGTATTAAAAGATTTACGGTATGGGTTGAGAATCAAGAAATTATGGAAGATAATTACGAAAAAAGCATTGTTGAGATGAAAGAAAAAGGGCTTTATAAATGA
- a CDS encoding acyltransferase: protein MFFKIFWILRAILYKPFFGSFGFPSYIGKPVFIQNFHRIFIAKRVRIFPYSRMEVIYPTASIVIESNVSIGQNFHIISGSELIIGKNTTISANVLITNIDHEFREISKHILDQSLMVKDTIIGENCFIGYGVVIQAGTILGKQCIVGANAVVRGTFPDYSVIVGVPAKIVKRYDTHNGMWRQTNSSGDFINEI from the coding sequence ATGTTTTTTAAGATATTTTGGATTTTAAGAGCAATCCTATATAAGCCATTTTTTGGTTCATTTGGCTTTCCTTCTTATATTGGTAAACCTGTTTTTATTCAAAACTTTCATAGAATTTTTATAGCAAAAAGAGTTAGAATTTTCCCTTACTCCAGAATGGAAGTTATTTATCCTACCGCCTCCATTGTGATAGAATCTAATGTATCCATAGGGCAAAACTTTCATATTATTTCAGGCAGTGAGTTGATAATTGGGAAAAATACTACAATCTCTGCTAACGTTTTGATCACAAATATTGACCATGAATTTAGAGAAATTTCTAAACATATATTAGACCAATCATTAATGGTTAAAGACACAATTATCGGTGAAAACTGTTTTATAGGATATGGGGTAGTTATTCAAGCAGGTACTATATTGGGTAAACAATGTATTGTTGGCGCAAATGCAGTAGTAAGAGGAACTTTTCCTGATTATAGTGTCATAGTTGGCGTACCTGCCAAGATAGTAAAAAGGTATGATACGCATAATGGAATGTGGAGACAAACAAATAGTAGCGGAGACTTTATAAATGAAATATAA
- a CDS encoding DapH/DapD/GlmU-related protein: MVAKVIAFPISYYFVRGIQIILIYITSEYIFKLFKKCGKRPVIYFPASVKGGKYITVGDNFNVSSGLRIEAIDRYFNDSFIPKITIGNNVFIGQNCHIGCINSVDIGNNVLIASNVYITDHFHGNIDALSLNIPPAQRKIVSKGSIVIEDNVWIGERVSIMPNIHIGVNSIVGANSVVTKNIPANCVVGGVPARIIRYLIEENN; the protein is encoded by the coding sequence ATGGTTGCAAAAGTTATAGCTTTTCCAATTAGTTATTATTTTGTTCGCGGAATACAAATAATTTTAATTTACATCACTTCAGAATACATATTTAAATTATTTAAGAAATGTGGAAAACGTCCAGTTATATATTTCCCAGCTAGTGTAAAAGGAGGAAAATACATAACTGTTGGAGATAATTTTAATGTATCTTCAGGCTTACGTATAGAAGCAATAGATAGGTATTTTAATGATTCTTTTATACCAAAAATCACTATTGGAAACAATGTTTTTATTGGTCAAAATTGCCATATTGGATGTATAAATAGTGTGGATATAGGAAATAATGTTTTAATAGCGAGTAATGTGTATATAACAGATCATTTTCACGGGAATATTGATGCACTATCCTTAAATATTCCACCCGCTCAAAGAAAAATAGTTTCCAAAGGTTCTATTGTTATTGAAGATAACGTTTGGATAGGTGAGAGAGTATCGATAATGCCTAATATTCATATAGGGGTAAATTCAATTGTTGGAGCTAATTCAGTAGTCACGAAAAATATTCCAGCTAATTGTGTAGTTGGTGGAGTTCCAGCGAGAATCATTAGGTATTTAATAGAGGAGAATAATTAA
- a CDS encoding glycosyltransferase family 2 protein, translating to MEPNKQLSIVIPTYNRAAFLDYSLEVHIPLCKEKNIQIFIFDNASTDNTKEVIEKWMLEYPYLSYSGSEINIGPDANFERALKYPDTNYVWLLSDTYQIPRGGIEYLFKIINNTDQDYDVVVFNLVEKIKIPTRNYQNQNDLLTDLGAVMTCAAINVYNKKLISNADFPRYYNSNFIQTGIIFESISNRNFHIQWIQDYSVNSLNHLTLQKTNWSHTPYALEIGCEKWANFIFSLPISYTVQAKTKCIMEFGKVSGLFTLRNLILLRALGILNINSLKRFDYLLAFTIDFPKILIYGLVLIPKNILKVIIFISIILLRRKNLKIFKTLFLEKR from the coding sequence ATGGAACCAAATAAACAATTATCAATAGTCATCCCGACATACAATCGTGCTGCATTTTTAGATTATAGCCTTGAGGTACATATCCCATTATGCAAAGAGAAGAATATACAGATATTTATTTTTGATAACGCGTCTACAGACAATACTAAAGAGGTTATTGAAAAATGGATGTTAGAATATCCATATCTATCGTATTCTGGTAGTGAGATAAATATAGGTCCAGATGCAAACTTTGAAAGAGCTTTAAAATATCCAGATACAAATTATGTTTGGTTACTGAGCGATACATATCAAATACCAAGAGGTGGCATTGAGTATTTATTCAAAATTATTAATAATACAGATCAAGATTATGATGTTGTAGTTTTCAATTTAGTCGAAAAAATAAAAATTCCTACTAGAAATTATCAAAATCAGAATGATTTATTAACTGATTTGGGCGCAGTAATGACATGTGCTGCTATAAATGTATATAATAAAAAACTTATTTCGAACGCCGATTTCCCAAGATATTATAATAGTAATTTTATCCAAACAGGAATTATATTTGAGTCAATTTCTAACAGAAATTTCCATATCCAATGGATACAAGACTATTCTGTTAATTCATTAAATCATCTAACATTACAAAAAACTAATTGGAGTCACACACCATATGCACTTGAAATTGGATGTGAAAAATGGGCAAATTTTATTTTTTCTTTACCAATTTCTTATACGGTTCAAGCTAAAACTAAGTGCATTATGGAATTTGGTAAAGTTTCAGGATTATTTACATTGAGAAATTTAATTTTACTTCGTGCGCTTGGTATTTTAAATATAAATTCATTAAAGAGATTTGATTATTTATTAGCTTTTACAATTGACTTCCCTAAGATTTTGATTTATGGATTAGTCTTAATTCCAAAAAATATTTTAAAAGTCATTATATTTATATCGATTATATTATTAAGACGAAAGAATCTAAAAATATTTAAAACTTTATTTCTGGAAAAACGATGA
- the rfbH gene encoding lipopolysaccharide biosynthesis protein RfbH, whose amino-acid sequence MTKEQQLKQEILDKTKEYYELVHKKNQTKPFVSGQSRVNYAGRVFDEKEMVNLVDSSLDFWLTYGDYSKKFEKELATFLHVRWAFLVNSGSSANLLAFYALTSPLLKERQVKHGDEVITVAAGFPTTVAPIVQYGAVPVFVDMELKHFNIDVTQLEQALSPKTKAVMIAHTLGNPFDIKAVKAFCDKHNLWLIEDNCDALGSTYEGKLTGTWGDIGTSSFYPPHHMTMGEGGATYTDNPLLKKIMLSMRDWGRDCWCESGVDNTCGCRFTQKFGTLPKGYDHKYVYSHFGFNLKATDMQAAVGCAQLKKFPSFVEKRKENFKKLYEGLKDVHELTLVETQPLSDPSWFGFMMTLTRDAKFTRNDLVEYLENNNIQTRNLFAGNMLRHPLFEALTQDTDYRVVGTFPNTDKIMNDSFWIGLYPGMGDEAIAYMIQKIREFLSKNC is encoded by the coding sequence ATGACAAAAGAGCAACAGCTTAAACAAGAGATTTTAGATAAAACAAAAGAGTATTATGAGCTCGTTCATAAAAAAAATCAAACTAAACCATTTGTTTCAGGACAAAGTCGCGTTAATTATGCAGGGCGTGTCTTTGACGAAAAAGAGATGGTCAATCTTGTCGATAGCTCCCTTGATTTTTGGTTGACGTATGGAGATTACTCTAAAAAGTTTGAAAAAGAGTTAGCAACGTTTTTACATGTAAGATGGGCATTCTTAGTTAACAGTGGGAGTTCTGCCAATTTATTGGCGTTTTACGCTTTAACTTCACCTCTTTTAAAAGAGCGACAAGTCAAACATGGTGATGAAGTCATCACAGTAGCAGCAGGTTTTCCAACGACCGTAGCACCTATTGTCCAATATGGTGCAGTGCCTGTTTTTGTCGATATGGAACTTAAACATTTTAACATTGATGTGACCCAATTAGAACAAGCACTTAGCCCCAAAACAAAAGCGGTGATGATAGCCCATACCCTTGGTAATCCTTTTGATATTAAAGCGGTCAAAGCATTTTGTGATAAACACAATCTATGGCTCATTGAAGATAACTGCGATGCTCTTGGCTCAACGTATGAAGGCAAACTAACCGGTACGTGGGGTGATATTGGAACGAGTAGTTTTTATCCTCCACACCACATGACGATGGGAGAGGGCGGCGCTACTTATACTGATAATCCGCTTCTTAAAAAGATTATGCTCTCAATGCGTGATTGGGGAAGAGACTGCTGGTGTGAGAGCGGTGTCGATAATACCTGTGGATGTAGATTTACCCAAAAATTTGGAACTTTGCCTAAAGGGTACGATCATAAATATGTTTATAGCCATTTTGGCTTTAACCTTAAAGCAACGGATATGCAAGCCGCCGTTGGATGTGCGCAACTAAAGAAATTTCCAAGCTTCGTGGAAAAACGAAAAGAGAATTTCAAAAAACTCTATGAGGGTCTTAAAGATGTTCACGAATTAACCTTGGTTGAGACACAACCACTGAGTGATCCAAGTTGGTTTGGTTTTATGATGACGCTGACTAGAGACGCAAAATTTACAAGAAATGACCTTGTCGAATATTTAGAAAACAATAATATTCAAACACGCAATCTGTTTGCTGGCAATATGCTTAGACACCCACTGTTTGAGGCTCTTACACAAGATACAGACTATAGGGTTGTAGGGACCTTTCCCAATACGGATAAGATCATGAACGATAGCTTTTGGATTGGACTCTATCCTGGTATGGGAGATGAAGCTATAGCGTATATGATTCAGAAAATTAGAGAATTTTTGAGTAAAAATTGCTAA
- a CDS encoding NAD-dependent epimerase/dehydratase family protein produces MNIFITGSNGFVGSHLKKYLLQHCKYLLFTPSSKELDLSNEQAVDTYILENQIDIIVHTANRGGGRDTVDMKSVTEYNLRIFFNIAKHETNVKKIISFGSGAEYGKHKPIINAKEDDYLRALPLDEYGFYKSITSHYIERSPNIVQLRIFGAYGEYENYRYKFISNAIIKNLLHLPITINKNVYFDYIYIDDLVKMIDFFIHHDVREKIYNVTTGTKVDLITLSNLVNEVSDFQSEIKVINEGLNNEYTSNNERLLKELGDFQFTSHKNAIAKMRCYFQENLENLDIQTIKKDPYLKAIDTMWKGK; encoded by the coding sequence ATGAATATTTTTATAACAGGTTCTAATGGTTTTGTAGGTTCTCATCTGAAAAAATATTTATTACAACATTGCAAATATCTATTGTTTACCCCATCAAGTAAAGAGCTTGATTTAAGTAATGAGCAAGCAGTCGATACCTATATTTTAGAGAATCAAATAGACATTATAGTTCATACCGCCAATCGTGGTGGTGGACGTGATACCGTTGATATGAAAAGCGTTACAGAGTACAATTTACGAATTTTTTTCAATATTGCTAAACATGAAACAAACGTAAAGAAAATCATCTCTTTTGGTAGTGGTGCCGAGTATGGCAAGCATAAACCCATTATAAATGCAAAAGAAGACGATTATTTGAGAGCATTGCCACTCGATGAGTATGGATTTTATAAATCTATTACGTCGCACTATATTGAAAGATCTCCAAATATCGTTCAATTACGGATTTTTGGGGCATACGGCGAGTATGAAAATTATCGTTATAAATTTATTTCAAATGCCATTATTAAAAATCTTTTACATTTGCCTATAACGATCAATAAAAATGTCTATTTCGACTATATTTATATCGATGATTTAGTTAAAATGATCGACTTTTTTATCCATCACGATGTCAGAGAGAAGATTTACAATGTGACGACAGGAACGAAAGTAGATCTGATCACATTATCAAACTTAGTGAATGAAGTCAGCGATTTTCAATCAGAGATAAAAGTCATCAATGAAGGACTCAATAACGAGTATACTTCAAATAATGAGCGTCTTTTAAAAGAGCTTGGAGATTTTCAGTTTACATCTCATAAAAATGCAATAGCAAAGATGAGATGTTATTTTCAAGAGAATTTAGAAAATTTAGATATACAAACCATAAAAAAAGATCCGTATTTAAAAGCAATAGATACAATGTGGAAAGGCAAGTAA
- a CDS encoding NAD-dependent epimerase/dehydratase family protein, with translation MFTLTEKDISNLEKLKNKEILITGGSGFIGTWLTQLLIFLNDTYNFNITLYLIARHITSNLEVLVNNRKDIIFIKNDIRNVREFSKDIAYIIHAASSPDNRIYMSNPIESMNIITDGTKNSMENALLLEKLEKIVHLGSGQVYGSLDSHNITENDFGKLNCNSISTIYPEAKRYAETLTNAYRSLYKLPIVQVRPFSFIGPYMSLNKPWAVNSFIRDALKTKNIRILGNGKPVRSYMYPTDMALWILNMLIHGKSGAAYNLGSDMGISLEEVAVKIKNIIGSSLSIEILNMNDHCSEFVPNINYVKQDLGLEIRVDIDDALNKSIKWFEKNLV, from the coding sequence TTGTTTACTTTAACAGAAAAAGATATCTCAAATCTTGAAAAATTAAAAAATAAAGAAATTTTAATTACAGGCGGTAGTGGTTTTATTGGTACATGGCTAACACAGTTATTAATATTTTTAAACGATACATACAATTTTAATATTACGTTGTATCTTATTGCTAGACATATTACAAGTAATTTAGAAGTTTTAGTGAATAATCGTAAAGATATCATTTTCATTAAAAATGATATTAGAAATGTTCGTGAATTTTCTAAAGATATTGCCTATATTATTCATGCTGCAAGCTCACCAGATAATAGAATTTATATGTCTAATCCAATAGAATCAATGAATATTATTACAGATGGTACAAAAAACAGTATGGAAAATGCCTTATTGTTAGAAAAATTAGAAAAAATTGTACACCTTGGTTCAGGGCAAGTTTATGGTTCATTGGATAGTCATAATATTACTGAAAATGATTTTGGTAAATTAAATTGTAATAGCATTTCAACTATATACCCAGAGGCGAAGCGATATGCTGAAACTCTTACAAATGCATATAGAAGCTTGTATAAACTCCCTATTGTTCAAGTACGTCCCTTCTCTTTTATAGGACCTTATATGAGTCTCAATAAACCTTGGGCGGTCAATAGTTTTATAAGAGATGCTTTAAAAACAAAAAATATTCGAATTTTAGGAAACGGGAAACCAGTTCGAAGTTATATGTATCCTACAGATATGGCATTGTGGATTTTAAATATGTTAATACATGGTAAAAGTGGTGCAGCATATAATCTGGGGAGTGATATGGGAATTTCTCTTGAAGAAGTTGCCGTTAAAATAAAAAATATTATTGGAAGTAGTTTAAGCATAGAAATATTGAACATGAATGATCATTGTTCCGAATTTGTTCCAAATATTAACTATGTCAAGCAAGACTTAGGTTTAGAAATTAGAGTAGATATTGATGACGCTTTAAATAAATCTATAAAGTGGTTTGAAAAGAATTTGGTATGA
- the dmpG gene encoding 4-hydroxy-2-oxovalerate aldolase: protein MTNKINLYDVTLRDGSHAISHQLTISQIEHYTKAIDQTGIYAVEVGHGNGLGASSVLVGKSQLSDEVLLKTAKSNLEHTKLGIHVIPGFATIKKDIEKALSWGVDIVRVASHCTEADITERHLGYVREKGKEAYGLLMMSHMASPETLLDEAIKMQTYGAEAIIILDSAGSYLPDDVKERITLLSQNLNVPVGFHAHNNLGLGISNSLVAIEAGAQIIDGATKGFGAGAGNAQLEVLAAVLQKMNYKTNIDLYKLLDTADIVEKDFIKEPITISSLSIVSAIAGVFSGFAKHVKRVAKEFNVDPRDIFMELGRQKVVAGQEDTIIDIALKLQKRI from the coding sequence ATGACAAATAAAATCAATCTTTATGATGTGACATTAAGAGATGGTTCTCATGCTATTTCTCATCAACTTACTATTTCACAAATAGAGCACTATACAAAGGCGATAGATCAAACAGGAATATATGCCGTAGAAGTTGGACATGGTAATGGATTAGGTGCATCCTCTGTTCTTGTTGGAAAAAGCCAGTTAAGTGATGAAGTTCTTCTTAAAACTGCCAAAAGTAATTTAGAGCATACAAAATTGGGAATTCATGTTATACCTGGATTTGCAACCATTAAAAAGGATATAGAAAAAGCTCTGTCTTGGGGCGTTGATATTGTGCGAGTTGCGAGTCATTGTACAGAAGCAGATATCACTGAGCGCCATCTTGGTTATGTTCGGGAAAAAGGTAAAGAAGCTTATGGCCTTTTAATGATGAGTCATATGGCAAGTCCAGAAACTTTACTTGATGAAGCAATTAAGATGCAAACATATGGAGCTGAAGCAATCATTATCTTAGATTCTGCAGGTAGCTATTTGCCTGATGATGTTAAAGAAAGAATTACTCTCTTATCACAAAATCTAAATGTTCCTGTCGGTTTTCATGCTCATAATAATTTAGGCTTAGGAATTTCAAACTCCCTTGTTGCTATTGAAGCAGGAGCACAAATTATAGATGGTGCAACGAAAGGTTTTGGTGCAGGCGCGGGAAATGCACAGCTAGAAGTTTTAGCTGCAGTACTTCAAAAAATGAATTATAAGACAAATATTGATTTATATAAGCTATTGGATACGGCTGATATAGTAGAAAAGGATTTTATAAAAGAGCCCATTACGATTTCATCATTGAGTATTGTTAGTGCAATAGCTGGTGTTTTTTCAGGGTTTGCAAAACATGTTAAAAGAGTTGCTAAAGAATTTAATGTAGATCCACGCGATATTTTTATGGAGCTTGGACGGCAAAAAGTAGTTGCTGGACAAGAAGATACTATAATTGATATCGCACTTAAATTGCAAAAAAGGATTTGA
- a CDS encoding acetaldehyde dehydrogenase (acetylating) codes for MKLKVAIIGTGNIGTDLLIKISRSPYLQCTLFSGRNLNSKGMLKAMSFGVPLSDKGIEAIVEKPECCDLVFDATSASSHKVHAPILKQLNKIVIDLTPAKLGLFTIPSVNLEEALKYDNLNMITCGGQASIPIAYAVSKIVKNIEYIELVSTIASKSAGPGTRANIDEYIETTEKALSHFSGCQNVKVIINLNPAQPSIDMNTTIYLKINKPDMDLITSEVKKMVATIQSYVPGYSLSLDPVYDNGLVILSIKVQGLGDYLPKYAGNLDIINSAAIALAEEFAKNREVSHDK; via the coding sequence ATGAAATTAAAGGTTGCTATTATTGGTACAGGAAATATAGGAACTGATTTATTGATTAAAATTTCTAGATCTCCATATTTGCAGTGTACTTTGTTTTCAGGGAGAAACTTAAATTCTAAAGGCATGTTAAAAGCTATGTCTTTTGGTGTTCCACTAAGTGACAAAGGGATAGAAGCAATTGTAGAAAAGCCAGAGTGTTGTGATTTGGTATTTGATGCAACTTCTGCGTCAAGTCACAAGGTGCATGCACCCATTTTAAAGCAGTTAAATAAAATAGTTATTGACTTAACACCTGCAAAACTCGGACTTTTTACTATTCCTTCTGTAAACCTAGAAGAAGCTTTGAAATATGATAATCTTAATATGATTACATGCGGAGGGCAAGCTTCTATTCCTATTGCATATGCTGTTAGTAAAATTGTAAAAAATATAGAATATATTGAACTTGTATCAACTATCGCATCAAAAAGTGCTGGCCCAGGGACTAGAGCCAATATAGATGAATATATCGAAACAACAGAGAAAGCATTATCGCACTTCAGCGGTTGTCAAAATGTAAAAGTAATTATAAATTTAAATCCAGCACAGCCTAGTATTGATATGAATACTACAATTTATCTAAAAATCAATAAACCAGATATGGATTTGATTACCTCTGAGGTAAAAAAAATGGTAGCAACTATTCAGTCTTATGTTCCAGGGTACTCTTTGTCTCTTGATCCAGTATATGATAATGGTTTAGTTATTTTATCTATTAAAGTACAAGGATTAGGTGACTATCTTCCTAAATACGCAGGTAATTTAGATATTATTAATTCTGCTGCAATAGCCCTAGCTGAAGAATTTGCTAAGAATAGGGAGGTTTCCCATGACAAATAA